ACTAGAAGGGCTCGGCGGGGCCGGGGGCGACCTCGCCGGGCGCTGGGGTGGTTCAGGAACGTGTGGCGGCAAGCTCGGCGATGCCAGCGCCGGTGAGAATCGCGCTTTGGTAGCCATCGCGGGCCAGCAAAGTGGCGGCGACCGCGGCGCGGCGGCCGCTGCCGCACGCGATGAGCACAGGGCGTTCCGGGTCGAGGTCGGTCGGCACGCCGTGGGTGACCAGATCGGGCAGGAACCGTTCCACCGCGCCTGGCAGCCGGACCGTGTCGCGCTCGTGCGGCATGCGCACGTCCAGGACCTGGACTGTGGGGTCAGCAAGCCGTAGACGGAACGCGGCCAGGTCGAGCAGCCCGAACGTGGCAGTGGCGGCACCGTCGAGGTCGCGAATCACGCCGCGGACAGTGTCGATACCGATTTGCGCCAGCTGGGTTACAGCCTCGATCACGTCCTGCGAGGATTCGGCGACCAGCACGATGGGTGCCTGGTACGGCAGGAGCCAGCCGGCCCAGCTGCCGAAGTCGTCGCCGAGCTCGACGCCGACTGAGCCCGGCAGCAGGCCACGGGCCTGTACGGCTCGCGGTCGTATGTCGAGCACCTGCGTGCCTTCCGGCTGGTCAGCCAGATCGGCTACGGTCAGGTCCGGCGCGGCGAGGGGCGGCATCGGCGGCACGCCGAGCGTGTTGGCCGGCCCCATGTACTGGTAAAACGCCGGGATCGGCATCGGCGCGGCGAGCAGCCGGTCGGCGAACTCCTCCACGTCACCAGCGGCGAGCAGCGGGTTGGTGTCCACCTCGTCGCCGATCGTAGAGACGAACCGGCCGGCGCCGGTAGCGGTGCAGAACGACCCCTCCCCATGCGTCGGGTACAGCGCCACGTCGCGGGGCAGCCCGGCCAGCCGGTGCAGCGAGCCGTACTGCAGCCGTGCGAGGGTGCGCGCACGAGCGGTGCCGAGCAGGTCGGGTCGGCCAGCGGAGGCGACCAGCAGGCTGCCGCCGGAGAAGACCGCGACCGGTTCCTCGTCTACCAGCACGAGGTAGCTGGTGTGCTCCGGCGTGTGGCCAGGGGTGTGGATCGGGCGCAGGACCAACCCGTCGGCCTTGATGTCTTCCAGGTGGAATGCTGGCGTGTGCCGGTACGCCACCGCGGCCGCGGCAGGCAGGACGAGCTCGGCGCCGGTGCGTAACGCCGCTTGCTCACCGCCGGAGACGTAGTCGTTGTGCAGATGGGTCTCCAGCACGAAACGTAGCTCCACGTCCCGCTCAGCGGCCGCGGCCAGAAACCGCTCGATGTCCCGCTGGGGGTCGACCAGGATGCCCCGGCCCTCGTGGACGAACAGGTAGGTCTGGTCGCCGAGACCTGGCGTACGAAATGACAAGAGATCCATGTTGTGGTGGTCCTCCTTACTCCCCAAGGATACCCCCGGGGTATAACGCAAGTATGTGCAGATGACCGTACATCTGCAAATCACCAGCTCACGGGCCAGGTTGGACGCACGAGGGTTCTGCGGCCGCCAGTCAGGAGGGGGACCCGGCGGAGTCCGAGGGTGTCGGGCCGCCGTTCTATCTGACGGTTCGGCCCGCGTGGCCGTCCCCATCCGCGAGTGGAAGCCGGATGGTGAACACCGCGCCGCGGCCGGGCGTTGACTTCGCTGCGACGGTGCCGCCGTGTGCCGTGACGAGTTCGCGGACAACGGCGAGCCCGATCCCGGAGCCGGTGACCGATCGGCTCTGCGGGCCGCGCCACAGCCTCTCGAAGACGTGTGGCAGCGATTCGGGGTCGATGCCCGGCCCGGTGTCGGCAACCTGGATCATCGCCCCTTCGCCGGTGGCAGCCACCAGCACGGTCACCTGGTCGCCCGGGCGGCAGTAGCGGGCGGTGTTCGCCAGCAGGTTTCCCGCCGCTTGGTGGAGGCGGTCGGCGTCGCCGCGCACCGGGACCGGTCCGTGGATCTCCCGGATCACCTCGAGTCCGGCGGCGCGCAGCGACGGTTCCTGAGCGTCGACCGCCGCGGTGACCACCCGCGCGACGTCCACATCGGAGTGCCGCAGG
This genomic stretch from Phytohabitans houttuyneae harbors:
- a CDS encoding rhodanese-like domain-containing protein, whose translation is MDLLSFRTPGLGDQTYLFVHEGRGILVDPQRDIERFLAAAAERDVELRFVLETHLHNDYVSGGEQAALRTGAELVLPAAAAVAYRHTPAFHLEDIKADGLVLRPIHTPGHTPEHTSYLVLVDEEPVAVFSGGSLLVASAGRPDLLGTARARTLARLQYGSLHRLAGLPRDVALYPTHGEGSFCTATGAGRFVSTIGDEVDTNPLLAAGDVEEFADRLLAAPMPIPAFYQYMGPANTLGVPPMPPLAAPDLTVADLADQPEGTQVLDIRPRAVQARGLLPGSVGVELGDDFGSWAGWLLPYQAPIVLVAESSQDVIEAVTQLAQIGIDTVRGVIRDLDGAATATFGLLDLAAFRLRLADPTVQVLDVRMPHERDTVRLPGAVERFLPDLVTHGVPTDLDPERPVLIACGSGRRAAVAATLLARDGYQSAILTGAGIAELAATRS